A window from Methylocystis sp. MJC1 encodes these proteins:
- a CDS encoding YVTN family beta-propeller repeat protein, with protein sequence MKTKALAVFRHGRACPGHPRQAAVINGVDARDKRGHDARGVAIAFLITAALAFPAHAYTAFVSNEKGNSITVIDTDKLVATATVKVGRRPRGIELNKDGSELFICAGDDDAIQVLDTKSLKLTGKLPSGPDPELLVLSPKGDTIYVSNENDNLVTLIDVKRKEQVGDIPVGVEPEGMAISPDGKLLVNTSETTNMAHLIDTQTKEIVANILVDNRPRFAEFKKDGSELWVSSEVGGTVAVIDPNKRELKQKISFEIPGMSKEAIQPIGISITKDGKRAFVALGPANRVAVIDAETKKIEKYLLVGQRVWHLAFTPDEKYLLTANGVSNDVSVIDVASLKVVKSIPVGSFPWGVVVAPQ encoded by the coding sequence ATGAAGACCAAGGCTCTTGCGGTTTTCCGTCATGGCCGGGCTTGTCCCGGCCATCCACGCCAGGCAGCTGTAATCAACGGCGTGGATGCCCGCGACAAGCGCGGGCATGACGCGCGCGGCGTTGCAATTGCATTTCTCATAACAGCAGCGCTCGCCTTTCCCGCCCACGCCTACACGGCGTTCGTCAGCAATGAAAAAGGCAACTCCATCACCGTCATCGACACGGATAAGCTCGTAGCGACGGCAACCGTGAAAGTCGGCCGCCGTCCGCGCGGCATCGAGCTGAACAAGGACGGTTCCGAGCTTTTCATCTGCGCCGGCGACGACGACGCCATTCAGGTGCTCGACACCAAAAGCCTGAAGCTCACGGGCAAGCTCCCTTCCGGCCCGGACCCGGAGCTGCTCGTGCTCAGCCCCAAGGGCGACACGATCTACGTCTCCAACGAGAACGATAATCTCGTCACGCTCATCGATGTGAAGCGTAAGGAGCAGGTGGGCGACATTCCGGTCGGCGTCGAGCCGGAAGGCATGGCGATCAGTCCGGACGGCAAGCTCCTGGTCAATACGTCAGAGACGACCAATATGGCGCATCTGATCGATACGCAGACCAAGGAGATCGTCGCCAACATCCTTGTCGACAACCGCCCGCGCTTCGCCGAATTCAAGAAGGACGGCTCCGAGCTTTGGGTGTCGTCGGAGGTCGGCGGCACGGTGGCGGTGATCGATCCCAACAAGCGCGAATTGAAGCAGAAGATCAGCTTCGAGATTCCTGGAATGTCGAAGGAGGCGATCCAGCCGATCGGCATTTCGATCACCAAGGACGGCAAGCGCGCCTTTGTTGCGCTCGGTCCCGCGAACCGCGTGGCCGTGATCGACGCCGAGACGAAGAAAATCGAAAAGTATCTGCTCGTCGGCCAGCGTGTCTGGCACCTCGCCTTCACGCCCGACGAAAAATATCTGCTGACCGCGAATGGCGTGTCGAACGATGTGTCGGTGATCGACGTGGCGAGCCTCAAGGTGGTGAAGTCTATTCCGGTCGGCTCCTTCCCCTGGGGCGTGGTGGTGGCGCCGCAATGA
- a CDS encoding ABC transporter ATP-binding protein: MTDALSIRHLSHSYGARKALDDVSFTVAPGSFTVLLGLNGAGKSTLFSLVTRLYAARQGRIEIFGADVMQSPGAALRRLGVVFQARTLDLELSLMQNLVYHAALHGIGPFEARRLGQEALTRAGLAERANDKARALSGGQMRRVEIARALLHKPRLLLLDEPTVGLDIKARADILAHVRGLVHDEGLGVLWTTHLIDEIDSEDQVVILHKGKALATGLAREIVAQNGAPEIGAAFAKITGADAERISA; encoded by the coding sequence ATGACCGACGCCCTCTCCATCCGCCATCTCTCGCATTCCTACGGCGCCCGCAAGGCGCTCGACGATGTGAGCTTCACTGTCGCGCCCGGCAGCTTCACCGTGCTGCTCGGCCTCAACGGCGCCGGCAAGAGCACGCTTTTCTCCCTCGTCACGCGGCTTTATGCGGCGCGGCAGGGCCGGATCGAGATCTTCGGCGCCGATGTCATGCAGAGCCCCGGCGCGGCGCTGCGGCGGCTCGGCGTCGTGTTTCAGGCGCGCACGCTCGATCTCGAATTGAGCCTGATGCAGAACCTCGTCTATCACGCGGCGCTGCACGGCATCGGCCCGTTCGAGGCGCGCCGCTTAGGGCAAGAGGCGTTGACTCGCGCCGGCCTCGCCGAGCGCGCCAATGACAAGGCCCGCGCACTCTCGGGCGGCCAGATGCGACGCGTCGAGATCGCGCGCGCTCTGCTGCACAAGCCGCGGCTTCTGCTTCTCGACGAGCCGACCGTCGGCCTCGACATCAAGGCGCGCGCCGATATTCTCGCCCATGTGCGCGGCCTCGTCCACGACGAGGGGCTCGGGGTCTTGTGGACGACCCATCTCATCGACGAGATCGACAGCGAGGATCAGGTGGTGATCCTGCATAAGGGCAAGGCGCTGGCGACCGGGCTGGCGCGCGAGATCGTCGCGCAAAACGGCGCGCCGGAGATCGGGGCGGCTTTCGCGAAGATCACAGGCGCTGACGCAGAGAGGATTTCGGCATGA
- a CDS encoding ABC transporter permease, producing the protein MTSLPDTASPEAKAPFTPRQYLVCLWGVVWREGLRFLHQRERFVSALVRPLVWLFIFAAGFRQVLGISIIPPYETYVLYEVYIAPGLMAMIQLFNGMQSSLSMVYDRETGNMRTLLVSPFPRWFLLGAKLFAGVAVSILQVYAFLLIAYFWEIEPPTKWGYLTVLPALALGGLMLGALGMLLSSLIKQLENFAGVMNFVIFPMFFASSALYPLWRVKESSPWLYFVCQANPFTHAVELIRFAFYQQVEWVSLLAIAGYTSVFLIGAIIAYDPARGMLMRRGG; encoded by the coding sequence ATGACGTCCCTGCCCGACACGGCTTCGCCGGAAGCAAAAGCGCCTTTCACGCCGCGCCAATATCTCGTCTGTCTTTGGGGCGTTGTCTGGCGAGAAGGGCTGCGCTTCCTGCATCAGCGCGAGCGCTTCGTCTCCGCGCTTGTGCGGCCGCTCGTGTGGCTCTTCATCTTCGCGGCGGGGTTTAGGCAGGTGCTCGGCATCTCCATCATCCCGCCCTATGAGACCTATGTGCTCTACGAGGTCTATATCGCGCCGGGCCTCATGGCGATGATCCAGCTTTTCAACGGCATGCAGTCGTCGCTCTCCATGGTCTACGACCGCGAGACGGGCAATATGCGCACGCTGCTCGTCTCGCCCTTCCCGCGTTGGTTCCTACTCGGCGCCAAGCTTTTCGCCGGCGTCGCAGTTTCCATCCTGCAGGTCTATGCCTTCCTATTGATTGCTTATTTCTGGGAGATCGAGCCGCCGACCAAATGGGGCTATCTCACGGTCCTGCCGGCGCTCGCGCTCGGCGGGCTCATGCTCGGCGCGCTCGGCATGCTGCTCTCTTCGCTGATCAAGCAGCTGGAGAATTTCGCGGGGGTGATGAACTTCGTGATTTTCCCGATGTTCTTCGCCTCCTCGGCGCTCTATCCGCTCTGGCGCGTGAAGGAGTCGAGCCCTTGGCTCTATTTCGTCTGCCAGGCGAATCCCTTTACCCACGCCGTGGAGCTGATCCGCTTCGCCTTTTATCAGCAGGTCGAATGGGTCTCGCTGCTCGCGATCGCGGGCTATACGAGCGTCTTTCTCATCGGCGCCATCATCGCCTACGATCCCGCGCGGGGCATGCTGATGCGCCGGGGCGGCTAG